The Brevundimonas sp. SORGH_AS_0993 genome segment TTGGAAAGGCGCGTCGCACAGGCTAAGTCATCCCCGTCTCCCACTCATGACGCAGCTTTCCGGATGAACGTCCGGCTGTTCGCGGCTTGAGCCGATCATGACGGTCGGTCCCGAAAGGACCAGCGCACCATGCGGGCGGCAAGGCATTCCGACAGATCGACAATCGGGGATCGGCCCCGGGCGAAACGGAACCACGAAACGGACGGACCCGGCCTTTCAGGCGTCGGCTCCGACCCTGCACACGGTAGCGGGCATGAGAGATTTCAAGGGCATGAAGCGTCAACGCGGACGCAATCGGAACAAGGCGGGGGCGAACAACGCCAACAGCGCCAATCCGAATCGTTCGTGGGATTCGCAAGGCCCCGAGAACATCAAGGTTCGGGGGAACGCCCAGACCGTCTATGAACGCTATCAGCAGTTGGCCCGCGACGCGGCCTCCAGCGGCGACCGGGTTCTGGCCGAAAACTATCAGCAGCACGCCGAACACTATTATCGCGTCCTGAGGGCGCTGCAGCCGCAGCGGTCCTTCTCGGACATCGCCGCGCGCGAACAGTCGAACCAGGGCTTCGACATCGATTTCGAAGATGAATCGGGCGCCCAGGCCGCCGCCTTCGTCGCCGCCCAGCAGGCCGCCGAGCGCCAGGCCCAGGACGCCGCCGAACGGGCCGAGCAGAACCAGAACCGCGATCAGAACCGGGACCGCGACCGCGACTTCAACCGCGACCGGGATCAGAATCGGGACCAGAATCGTGAACCGCGCGAACCCCGCGAGGACGGCGAGGCCCGCGCCGAGGGCGAGGGCGGCGGTCGCCGCGAAAGCCGCCGCGAACGCTGGGAACGTCGCCGCGAGGAACGCAACCGTCGCTTCGAAACCCAGGAGAACCTCGGCGGCGAGGCCGACACGGTCGTCACCGCCGATGCGCCGGTCGAGGCCGTGCCCGTCGTCGCTGCACCCGAACCCGCCGTAGAGACCGAGACGGAGGCCGCCCGTCCGGCGCGCCGCACCCGCCGTCCGGCCGCCGCCGCTGTCGAGGACGAGGCGCCCGCCGCCCTGCCGGGCTTCCTGACCCGCGCGCCCGCCACCCCCGCGCCCGCCGCATCGAGCGAGGAGGCCGAGGCCGCGCCGCGTCGCCGCGCCCCGCGTCGC includes the following:
- a CDS encoding DUF4167 domain-containing protein, which produces MRDFKGMKRQRGRNRNKAGANNANSANPNRSWDSQGPENIKVRGNAQTVYERYQQLARDAASSGDRVLAENYQQHAEHYYRVLRALQPQRSFSDIAAREQSNQGFDIDFEDESGAQAAAFVAAQQAAERQAQDAAERAEQNQNRDQNRDRDRDFNRDRDQNRDQNREPREPREDGEARAEGEGGGRRESRRERWERRREERNRRFETQENLGGEADTVVTADAPVEAVPVVAAPEPAVETETEAARPARRTRRPAAAAVEDEAPAALPGFLTRAPATPAPAASSEEAEAAPRRRAPRRKAETAASED